The following coding sequences are from one Verrucomicrobiia bacterium window:
- a CDS encoding FAD-dependent oxidoreductase produces the protein MTHLVVRRLVCCVLLLCGLVSAARAQEVRMDVAVYGATPAGIAASIAAAKNGHSVILVESSDRIGGMVTSGLSWTDARTLESLSGAYQELCMRVERYYISQHGIGSPEHEASFRGLHGEPMVNLKAFSQMLNEVPPVRLLRKYRLGEVEVGGTAERPMIRTAQFIGANGNVMIVRAKMFIDATYEGDLMAKAGVAYTVGREGPDAYGESLAADVPKGGDRQVQGYNFRLMMTDHPDNRVLPQAPQGYKREDFVGVLDLFASGKLKKVFSGDHDGIYRTHLPLLPNRKADVNDTPHAPVRLSMPDINAGYPDGVPVVRKRIWDQHYYYNIGLLYFLQNDSAVPKNIQGPAREWGLCRDEFVDSGYVPPMLYVREARRMVGQYVYTENDTAKATNDVRSKLFTDSITMGDYSLNCHGTGRTGMRFDGKHTGEFYKSIPPFQVPYGVIVPKDVGNLLVPVAVSASHVGFSCLRMEPTWTSLGQAAGHAAALAILQDKPVQDISVPLLQDQLHKYKLATIYLTDVRPGSSLFRAAQWFGTRGAFHGLVDPSVTQLVKQEKIFGQYSEAAPGHEVNPAAKIDETTLNRWIAIAQAEGIDIKKAGSLKGKMRGEVLEKLYLVKYPEPKKKK, from the coding sequence ATGACTCACCTTGTTGTCCGGCGGCTGGTCTGTTGCGTTCTGCTTCTGTGCGGTTTGGTTTCGGCTGCACGCGCGCAGGAGGTGCGGATGGATGTGGCGGTTTACGGGGCCACGCCCGCGGGCATCGCGGCCTCGATCGCGGCGGCGAAGAACGGGCATTCAGTCATTCTGGTGGAATCTTCAGACCGGATCGGCGGTATGGTGACGAGCGGGCTTTCGTGGACGGATGCGCGCACGCTGGAATCCCTCTCAGGGGCCTATCAGGAGCTTTGCATGCGGGTGGAGCGGTATTACATCTCGCAGCATGGCATCGGTTCTCCGGAGCATGAAGCGTCTTTCCGTGGCTTGCATGGTGAGCCGATGGTGAATCTCAAGGCTTTCTCCCAGATGTTGAATGAGGTGCCGCCGGTGCGTCTGCTGCGGAAGTATCGTCTCGGTGAAGTGGAGGTGGGCGGAACAGCGGAGCGGCCGATGATTCGCACAGCACAGTTCATCGGTGCGAATGGCAATGTAATGATCGTGCGGGCGAAGATGTTCATCGATGCCACGTATGAGGGCGACCTGATGGCGAAAGCGGGGGTGGCTTACACCGTAGGTCGCGAAGGTCCGGATGCGTATGGCGAGAGTCTCGCCGCCGATGTGCCGAAAGGCGGCGATCGTCAGGTGCAGGGATACAACTTCCGTCTGATGATGACGGATCATCCAGATAACCGCGTATTGCCGCAGGCGCCGCAGGGTTACAAGCGTGAGGATTTCGTGGGCGTGCTGGATCTGTTCGCCTCGGGCAAGTTGAAGAAGGTTTTCTCGGGCGATCATGATGGCATCTATCGCACGCACTTGCCGTTGCTGCCGAATCGCAAGGCGGATGTGAATGACACACCTCACGCGCCGGTGCGTCTGAGCATGCCGGATATCAATGCGGGTTATCCCGATGGCGTGCCAGTGGTGCGCAAACGCATCTGGGACCAGCATTATTACTACAACATCGGTCTGCTGTATTTCCTGCAGAACGATTCCGCAGTGCCTAAGAATATCCAAGGGCCAGCACGCGAATGGGGGCTGTGCCGAGATGAGTTCGTGGACAGCGGTTATGTGCCGCCGATGCTTTATGTGCGCGAGGCGCGTCGCATGGTCGGCCAGTATGTTTACACGGAGAACGATACGGCGAAGGCCACGAATGATGTGCGATCCAAGCTCTTCACGGATTCCATCACGATGGGGGATTACTCGCTGAACTGCCATGGAACGGGCCGCACGGGCATGCGCTTTGATGGCAAGCATACGGGTGAATTCTACAAGAGCATCCCGCCGTTTCAGGTGCCTTACGGTGTGATCGTGCCGAAGGATGTGGGCAATCTGCTGGTGCCGGTGGCGGTATCAGCGAGTCATGTAGGTTTCTCATGCCTGCGCATGGAGCCGACGTGGACTTCGCTGGGACAGGCGGCGGGTCATGCAGCGGCTTTGGCGATCCTTCAAGACAAGCCGGTGCAGGACATCTCCGTGCCGTTGCTGCAAGACCAGTTGCACAAGTATAAGCTGGCGACGATCTATCTCACGGATGTGCGGCCGGGGTCGTCTTTGTTCCGCGCAGCGCAATGGTTCGGCACGCGTGGTGCGTTCCATGGTTTGGTGGATCCGTCCGTCACGCAATTGGTGAAGCAGGAAAAGATTTTCGGCCAATATTCCGAAGCAGCTCCGGGGCATGAGGTGAATCCTGCAGCGAAGATCGATGAGACAACGCTCAACCGGTGGATCGCCATCGCGCAAGCAGAGGGCATCGATATCAAGAAGGCGGGCAGCCTGAAGGGCAAAATGCGCGGCGAGGTGCTGGAGAAGCTGTATCTGGTGAAGTATCCGGAACCGAAGAAAAAGAAGTAG